The Dioscorea cayenensis subsp. rotundata cultivar TDr96_F1 chromosome 19, TDr96_F1_v2_PseudoChromosome.rev07_lg8_w22 25.fasta, whole genome shotgun sequence genome includes a window with the following:
- the LOC120283752 gene encoding protein EPIDERMAL PATTERNING FACTOR 2-like: MPLLLLLQNSKLMKQKILYKMIKIFIVQDGTTIHVNISNVKDHVTSIKVPSYSSFKAVSQSSVYIKALREMRDTKENKMTKNNCISLKSMFLTVFFLLFLVINVESLRLNPASMVLKDKNHKSESDRDQDAVKEIHTTGSSLPDCSHACGPCSPCKRVMVSFKCSVAESCAIIYRCMCRGRYYQVPS; encoded by the exons AtgccccttcttcttcttcttcaaaattctaaattaatgaaacaaaaaatactctacaaaatgataaaaatatttattgttcaAGACGGCACAACAATTCATGTGAATATATCAAACGTGAAGGATCATGTGACATCCATCAAAGTTCCCTCTTATTCATCATTTAAAGCTGTTTCTCAAAGTAGTGTATATATAAAGGCATTGAGAGAGATGAGAGACACAAAGGAAAATAAGATGACGAAGAATAACTGCATCAGTTTAAAAAGCATGTTTCTCACAgtctttttcttgttgttcttagTCATTAATGTGGAAAGTCTACGACTGAATCCTG CTTCAATGGTCCTGAAAGACAAGAACCATAAATCAGAG AGTGACAGAGATCAGGACGCTGTGAAGGAGATACATACGACGGGGTCGAGCTTGCCAGATTGTTCTCATGCCTGTGGACCATGTTCTCCATGCAAGAGAGTGATGGTAAGCTTCAAGTGTTCAGTAGCAGAGTCATGTGCCATAATCTACAGGTGCATGTGTAGGGGAAGGTACTATCAGGTACCTTCGTAA